The Aneurinibacillus uraniidurans genome segment ACTGGCTCACCGTGTATGCAAAAGCTGCGGCACATACAAAGGCAACCAGGTTGCAAACAATGCGTAATGCATCATAAGAGGCAGGGTGATTTCGGTCATCCTGTCTCTTTTTGTCTTGTTTTGACTAGTTTTCTGGACATGAAGGAAATGGGATTTTTAGCACGAACATGTAGCACACACACATTTTTAAATTTGTAGTTGTTATTTTCTATTTCGTTCTATATACTGCTATTAGTAGCTGGTCATAAGTACGGCAATATGCGCTAGCAGTATGGGTGGTGAAACGATGGCTCGACTTAGTAAGAAGAGCCGCCAGGAAGCGCTTCACATGCTTCTTGCAGAAAGCCCGTTTTATACGGATGAAGAACTGGCTGAACATTTCAGAGTAAGTATTCAGACGATCCGACTTGATCGACTTGAACTTGGCATTCCGGAAGTACGGGAACGTATTAAGAATGTCGCCAGGCAAAATCATGAAGAAATAAAGTCACTTCCGCTTGAGGAGGTAGTTGGAGAACTGGTTGATCTACAGTTAGACCAGTCAGCTATTTCTCTTCTTGATATTACAGAGGAACATATTTTTTCGCGCACACATGTTGCTCGTGGGCATCATATTTTCGCCCAGGCGAATTCACTTGCTGTAGCAGTTATCGATGCAGATGTTGTACTTACCGCCGCGGCTCGTATTCGATACGTGCGGCCAGTGCGGCTCGGAGAGCGTCTTGTAGCGAAAGCAGTCGTTCGGGAGACACAGGGAGAGCAAAGCAAGGTCAGAGTCGAGACGCACGTGCAGGATGAACTCGTATTTAGCGGGACATTCCGCGTGTATCGGATGCCGGATTTTGATGCGCATGCCAGTGACAAACAGGAGGACATATGATTATTGCAATAGATGCGATGGGCGGGGATCTTGCTCCGAACTCGAACGTAGAAGGGGCGATTGCGGCGGCGCGTGAAATGTCGGAAGCGCGTCTTGTGCTTGTTGGAGATGAAGCGAGGTTACGTCCATTGCTTGTAGGCGCACCGCAAAATATTGAAATCCGTCATGCAGGAGAAGTAATTGCGACCGAAGAGGAGCCGGTAAAGGCGGTTCGACGCAAACGGGATTCATCTCTTGTAGTAGGGGTTACAATGGTCAAAAATGGAGAAGCAGATGCGATTATTTCAGCAGGGAATACAGGAGCGTTAATGACAGCCGGACTGCTCATTACCGGACGCATTCCCGGGATTGATCGCCCGGCACTCAGTCCAATCATTCCGTCAGTTGACGGAGCAGGTGTGATGATTTTAGATGCGGGAGCCAATATGGATGCGCATCCGGAACATCTGCTGCAGTACGCTGTGATGGGAAGCATTTATGCGGAGAAAGTCATGGGAGTACCACGACCGCGCATTGGGCTTTTGAATGTAGGAACGGAAGAGAAGAAAGGGAACGAGCTGACGAAGACGGCGTACGGCTTGCTCACGAACAGTTCCCTGAATTTTGTCGGAAACGTCGAAGGTCGTGACATCATGGAGCATGTGTGTGATGTTGTGGTGTGCGATGGATTTTCGGGCAATATTTTGATTAAAACAATGGAGGGCATGGC includes the following:
- the fapR gene encoding transcription factor FapR: MARLSKKSRQEALHMLLAESPFYTDEELAEHFRVSIQTIRLDRLELGIPEVRERIKNVARQNHEEIKSLPLEEVVGELVDLQLDQSAISLLDITEEHIFSRTHVARGHHIFAQANSLAVAVIDADVVLTAAARIRYVRPVRLGERLVAKAVVRETQGEQSKVRVETHVQDELVFSGTFRVYRMPDFDAHASDKQEDI
- the plsX gene encoding phosphate acyltransferase PlsX; translation: MIIAIDAMGGDLAPNSNVEGAIAAAREMSEARLVLVGDEARLRPLLVGAPQNIEIRHAGEVIATEEEPVKAVRRKRDSSLVVGVTMVKNGEADAIISAGNTGALMTAGLLITGRIPGIDRPALSPIIPSVDGAGVMILDAGANMDAHPEHLLQYAVMGSIYAEKVMGVPRPRIGLLNVGTEEKKGNELTKTAYGLLTNSSLNFVGNVEGRDIMEHVCDVVVCDGFSGNILIKTMEGMAKTLMGALKEEFMRSLTSQLGAMMLRSGFKRIKTQMDYTEHGGALLMGVQGTCIKAHGSSNARAIQRTIEQACKFIAQDVNGLIAHEIQKESGDLHA